A section of the Ovis canadensis isolate MfBH-ARS-UI-01 breed Bighorn chromosome 1, ARS-UI_OviCan_v2, whole genome shotgun sequence genome encodes:
- the LOC138429716 gene encoding small proline-rich protein 2E-like, translated as MSYQQQQCKQPCQPPPVVCPPKCPEPCPPPKCPESCPPPKCPEPCPPPKCQQKCPPVPPPQQCQQKCPPKSK; from the coding sequence ATGtcttatcagcagcagcagtgcaagcAGCCCTGCCAGCCACCTCCAGTAGTGTGCCCCCCCAAGTGCCCTGAGCCCTGCCCACCTCCAAAGTGCCCTGAGTCATGCCCACCTCCAAAGTGCCCTgagccatgcccacctccaaaGTGTCAGCAAAAATGCCCTCCTGTGCCACCTCCCCAACAATGCCAGCAGAAGTGCCCACCCAAAAGCAAGTAG
- the LOC138429696 gene encoding cornifin-like, producing MSSYQQKQPFTPPPKPEQQQVKQPCQPPPPPQEPFVPIIEEPCLPKVPQLDNTKVPEQGYSTLPEPCPIKDPEPVYTKVPQPGNTKVPEACIPGPNQKKDNQK from the coding sequence ATGAGTTCCTATCAGCAGAAACAGCCCTTCACCCCACCCCCTAAGCCTGAGCAGCAGCAGGTGAAGCAGCCCTGCcagcctccacctccacctcagGAACCATTTGTTCCCATAATTGAGGAGCCATGCCTTCCAAAGGTTCCACAACTGGACAACACCAAGGTTCCCGAGCAAGGCTATTCCACACTTCCGGAGCCATGTCCCATCAAAGATCCGGAGCCAGTCTACACCAAAGTCCCTCAGCCTGGAAATACCAAGGTGCCTGAGGCATGCATTCCAGGCCCAAACCAGAAGAAAGACAACCAGAAGTAA
- the LOC138429707 gene encoding small proline-rich protein 2E-like, translating into MSYQQQQCKQPCQPPPVVCPPKCPEPCPPKCPEPCPPPKCPEPCPPPKCQQKCPPVPPPQQCQQKCPPKSK; encoded by the coding sequence ATGtcttatcagcagcagcagtgcaagcAGCCCTGCCAGCCACCTCCAGTAGTGTGCCCCCCCAAGTGCCCTGAGCCCTGCCCACCCAAGTGCCCtgagccctgcccacctcccaaGTGCCCTGAGCCCTGCCCACCTCCAAAGTGCCAGCAAAAATGTCCTCCTGTGCCACCTCCCCAACAATGCCAGCAGAAGTGCCCACCCAAAAGCAAGTAG